Proteins found in one Flavobacterium channae genomic segment:
- a CDS encoding tyrosine-type recombinase/integrase has product MKNHYSVKTILRKDKKRKDDTYPLNFLIIFNSKTLKLPAKLYVQLSEWDFDKNCPKGAGNSILKKKLQLEEKKIYNDLIELDLSGKPFTRELIKEKINGNNLKKDFFYYFDEYCKKKFRKIEEGTQYHYTLFRKQLKEYKSEIELDEINVKFIEDFLYYLATEKSIGVSGIATRRKTFSSVLNKFVIDKLIDENPCKHIKKPKEEVKTIFLTSKEIESIKNADLNLGNLTKGLNITRNLFLFSCYTGLRFSDVMNFRKENIIDFKKIVVVMKKTKRTVEVPLNQYAIKLLVKCNVKSKKPKDFIFERRENVSVNRDLKTIAKIAKIDKEVTFHVARHSFGSMLAKNGVQPFYIMKMMGHKDIRMTERYVNSDDEMLSNAMKIVKFT; this is encoded by the coding sequence ATGAAAAATCACTATTCTGTAAAAACAATTTTAAGAAAGGATAAAAAACGTAAAGACGATACTTATCCCTTGAATTTCTTGATAATTTTTAACTCTAAAACGTTGAAATTACCAGCTAAATTGTATGTGCAATTAAGTGAATGGGATTTTGATAAAAATTGTCCTAAAGGTGCTGGAAATTCTATTTTGAAGAAAAAATTACAACTTGAAGAAAAGAAAATTTATAATGATTTAATAGAATTAGATTTATCGGGTAAACCTTTTACAAGAGAATTGATTAAAGAAAAAATAAATGGTAATAATTTAAAAAAAGACTTCTTCTATTATTTTGATGAATATTGTAAAAAGAAATTTAGAAAAATTGAAGAAGGCACACAATATCATTATACGCTATTTAGAAAACAACTTAAAGAATATAAATCTGAAATTGAACTTGACGAAATTAATGTAAAATTTATTGAAGATTTTTTATATTATTTAGCCACTGAAAAAAGTATTGGTGTAAGTGGTATTGCTACACGAAGAAAGACTTTTTCATCAGTATTAAATAAGTTTGTAATAGATAAATTAATTGATGAAAATCCTTGTAAACATATTAAAAAACCTAAAGAAGAAGTAAAAACTATATTCTTAACTTCTAAAGAAATTGAAAGTATAAAAAATGCCGATTTGAACCTTGGAAACTTAACTAAAGGATTGAATATTACAAGAAACTTATTTTTATTTAGTTGTTATACAGGATTGAGATTTTCTGATGTAATGAATTTTAGAAAAGAAAACATAATTGATTTTAAAAAAATAGTTGTTGTAATGAAAAAAACTAAAAGAACTGTAGAAGTACCATTAAATCAGTATGCTATAAAGCTTTTAGTAAAATGTAATGTAAAAAGTAAAAAGCCAAAAGATTTTATTTTTGAAAGAAGAGAAAATGTTTCTGTAAATAGAGATTTAAAAACTATTGCCAAAATAGCTAAAATTGATAAAGAAGTTACTTTTCACGTAGCTAGACATAGTTTTGGATCCATGTTAGCTAAAAATGGCGTACAACCCTTTTATATAATGAAAATGATGGGGCATAAAGATATAAGAATGACGGAACGTTATGTTAATTCTGATGATGAAATGCTATCTAACGCAATGAAAATTGTAAAATTTACTTAA
- a CDS encoding TPM domain-containing protein, producing the protein MSISRIKIFFQLLILFFGFSTKAQNIDTLTSEGKKSESIELYRQVFWDNLPKPINWTNDYENLFSDEEEALLNQIITDFEKETSVEIAVVSIDTFKVSKEKFSDLSLHMAKTWGVGKKEKSNGILILISNGYRQIIIQNGDGIVLFLSDDETAKIIRNQIIPYFKKEEYFKGTKVGLLKIMELLKTRL; encoded by the coding sequence ATGTCAATTTCAAGGATAAAAATATTTTTTCAACTTCTAATTTTATTTTTCGGTTTTTCAACGAAAGCGCAAAACATTGATACATTAACATCAGAAGGAAAAAAATCAGAATCAATAGAATTATATAGACAAGTATTTTGGGATAATTTACCTAAACCAATTAATTGGACTAACGATTATGAAAATCTTTTTTCTGATGAGGAAGAGGCTTTATTGAATCAAATTATAACTGATTTTGAAAAAGAAACTTCGGTAGAAATAGCCGTTGTATCAATAGATACTTTTAAAGTTTCTAAAGAAAAGTTTAGTGATTTATCTCTTCATATGGCGAAGACTTGGGGTGTTGGAAAAAAAGAAAAATCTAATGGAATTTTAATATTGATTTCAAATGGTTATCGTCAAATTATTATTCAAAACGGAGATGGAATAGTATTGTTTTTATCAGATGATGAAACTGCTAAAATTATTCGAAATCAAATTATTCCATACTTTAAAAAAGAAGAATATTTTAAAGGAACTAAAGTTGGTTTATTGAAAATAATGGAGTTATTGAAAACTCGATTGTAA
- a CDS encoding reverse transcriptase family protein yields MDLKLLNTLIDNEYIINDYCSGEVTLKFDFTILDVDRFCIPKRNKELGHRVIYKPMSESLKNCLKILNINLNGIYSPPISATGFIKGRGIKSNAEKHLKKKYILSIDINNFFETINKEMVIEVLKDYGFIEEIALKISKIVTINDKLVQGFHTSPTLANMIFKKIDLIFEKLDENIEYSRYADDLTFSSDSEITYLSKITEIIESFGFEINNKKTKIMKRGQNQYVTGLTVFDEQYPRIPKRIKKKLRLEVYYINKYGLRNHTLKKMKVNWKDFFGDELIKKKVENMEGLVHDYIYGWLVFINGIEPVFSEKCFELMRTRKIDV; encoded by the coding sequence ATGGACTTAAAGCTGTTGAATACATTAATTGATAATGAATATATAATCAATGACTATTGTTCTGGGGAAGTAACGCTAAAGTTTGATTTTACTATCTTAGATGTTGATAGATTTTGTATTCCTAAAAGAAATAAGGAATTAGGTCATAGAGTAATCTATAAACCTATGTCTGAAAGTCTTAAAAATTGCCTTAAAATTTTAAATATAAACCTTAATGGAATTTATTCCCCCCCTATAAGTGCTACTGGATTTATTAAAGGGAGAGGTATTAAATCTAATGCTGAAAAGCACCTTAAAAAAAAATATATTTTATCAATTGATATTAATAATTTCTTTGAAACGATTAATAAAGAAATGGTTATTGAAGTTTTAAAAGATTATGGATTCATTGAAGAAATCGCTTTGAAAATATCTAAGATTGTTACTATTAATGATAAACTTGTGCAAGGATTTCATACTAGTCCTACTTTGGCTAATATGATATTTAAAAAAATAGATTTGATTTTTGAAAAGTTGGATGAAAATATTGAATATTCGAGATATGCTGATGACTTAACTTTTTCTTCGGACTCTGAAATAACTTACTTATCTAAAATAACTGAAATTATTGAAAGTTTTGGATTTGAAATAAATAATAAAAAAACTAAAATAATGAAAAGGGGACAAAACCAATATGTTACTGGACTTACTGTCTTCGATGAACAATATCCAAGAATACCTAAGAGAATTAAAAAAAAATTAAGACTTGAAGTTTATTACATAAATAAGTATGGTTTAAGAAATCATACATTAAAAAAAATGAAAGTTAATTGGAAAGATTTTTTTGGTGATGAGTTAATAAAAAAGAAAGTAGAAAATATGGAAGGTTTAGTACATGACTACATTTATGGATGGCTTGTTTTTATAAACGGAATAGAACCTGTTTTTTCTGAAAAATGCTTTGAACTTATGAGAACTAGAAAAATTGATGTTTAA
- a CDS encoding NUDIX hydrolase codes for MTFFKFCPSCASTHFTFPDNRRFLCNDCGFTYYHNIAAAVAIVFTFEDSVLFTVRNVDPDKGKWDLPGGFIDPNETAEEAACREIQEELGINIIPTDLKYITTSPNNYLYKNVPYRTMDIFYECNLISNSININAEDEIQELIWVKRSEIELEKIGFVSIRNVIGEKYIK; via the coding sequence ATGACTTTTTTTAAATTTTGTCCAAGTTGCGCTTCAACTCATTTTACATTTCCAGATAATCGTCGTTTTTTATGCAATGATTGTGGATTTACATATTATCATAATATTGCTGCGGCTGTAGCGATTGTGTTTACTTTTGAAGACAGCGTTTTGTTTACGGTTCGAAATGTAGATCCTGATAAAGGGAAATGGGATTTGCCAGGTGGTTTTATCGATCCAAATGAAACAGCTGAAGAAGCGGCTTGTAGAGAAATTCAAGAAGAGTTGGGAATAAATATCATCCCAACAGATTTAAAATATATTACAACTTCTCCGAATAATTATTTGTATAAAAATGTTCCTTACCGAACTATGGATATTTTCTACGAATGTAATTTGATATCAAATAGCATCAATATTAATGCTGAGGACGAAATTCAAGAATTAATTTGGGTCAAACGCTCTGAGATTGAATTAGAAAAAATAGGATTTGTTTCAATTAGAAATGTTATAGGAGAGAAGTATATAAAATAA
- a CDS encoding DUF3800 domain-containing protein, with translation MKPKRIYNYYIDESGHINNDQPVFLYGCLKTDTPNLSVDAIKLLKEELKDELYFIEYLKEIEKGFHACENHPDIRTHFYKILPILNYRVYFEVIYKKSPFFIDLKNEKQDFEIISKMLKNLINKMVLKDKNAKHIFYVEELEIQNKSLAEILKEIFESYHGIEFEYYIVPKGDENLSITDYINYNLFNIFVESDEKKFKEKNVRVINTFNILKEKIALIHIWNNDSFYSRKGNNEKHIEIDNLRKVMAEV, from the coding sequence ATGAAACCTAAAAGAATATATAATTATTATATTGACGAAAGTGGTCATATAAATAATGACCAACCTGTTTTTCTTTATGGTTGCTTAAAAACCGATACCCCAAATCTATCGGTTGATGCGATTAAGTTATTGAAAGAGGAACTAAAAGATGAACTTTATTTTATTGAGTATTTAAAAGAAATTGAAAAAGGATTTCATGCTTGTGAGAATCATCCTGATATTAGAACACATTTTTATAAAATATTACCTATTTTGAACTATAGAGTTTATTTTGAGGTAATTTATAAAAAAAGTCCATTTTTTATTGATTTAAAGAATGAAAAACAAGACTTTGAAATAATATCTAAGATGTTAAAGAATTTAATAAATAAAATGGTTCTTAAAGATAAGAATGCTAAACATATTTTTTATGTTGAAGAATTAGAAATACAAAATAAATCACTAGCTGAAATATTAAAAGAAATTTTTGAATCTTATCATGGAATTGAATTTGAATACTATATTGTACCTAAAGGAGATGAAAATTTGTCAATTACTGACTACATTAATTATAATTTATTTAATATTTTTGTAGAAAGTGACGAAAAAAAATTTAAGGAAAAAAATGTAAGGGTTATAAATACTTTTAATATCCTGAAAGAAAAAATTGCCTTAATACATATTTGGAATAATGATTCTTTTTATAGTCGAAAAGGGAATAACGAAAAACACATAGAAATTGATAATCTAAGAAAAGTTATGGCGGAGGTTTAG
- a CDS encoding o-succinylbenzoate synthase has product MKATYKKYILNFKRPSGTSRGVMTEKETWFLLLEEDGKIGIGECGILRTLSIDDRPDYESKLQWVCENIHLGKDKLWEELIEFPSIQFGVEMAFLSLASKTPFDLFPSEFTEGKESMSINGLVWMGEEPFMKEQIEEKLAQGFSCIKLKIGAIDFEKEIGLLRFIRQNFDAKTIEIRVDANGAFNSEEALSKLNQLNEFQLHSIEQPIKANQVNEMKLLCQQTPFPIALDEELIGIFGIENKRKLLEEIQPQYIILKPSLVGGFKGSLEWISIAESLNIGWWITSALESNIGLNAITQFTYILNNPMPQGLGTGGLYTNNFDCPLEIRKGMICYNLELSWDVPNFN; this is encoded by the coding sequence TTGAAAGCAACCTATAAAAAATATATTCTTAATTTTAAGCGACCGAGTGGTACTTCTCGAGGTGTAATGACTGAGAAAGAAACGTGGTTTTTACTTTTAGAGGAAGATGGAAAAATTGGAATAGGTGAGTGTGGTATTCTACGAACTCTTTCTATTGACGACCGACCTGATTATGAATCCAAATTGCAATGGGTTTGTGAAAATATTCATTTAGGAAAAGATAAATTGTGGGAGGAATTAATTGAGTTTCCTTCGATTCAGTTTGGTGTAGAAATGGCTTTTTTATCATTAGCTTCTAAAACACCATTTGATTTATTTCCTTCGGAATTTACTGAAGGTAAAGAAAGTATGTCGATTAATGGTTTGGTTTGGATGGGTGAGGAGCCATTCATGAAAGAACAAATTGAGGAAAAATTGGCTCAAGGATTTTCGTGTATAAAGTTGAAAATTGGCGCTATTGATTTTGAAAAAGAAATAGGATTATTACGATTTATTCGCCAAAATTTTGATGCTAAAACCATTGAAATTCGTGTAGATGCTAATGGCGCTTTTAATTCGGAAGAGGCTTTAAGTAAGTTGAATCAATTAAATGAATTTCAATTACATAGTATTGAACAACCTATTAAAGCGAATCAGGTAAATGAAATGAAATTGCTTTGTCAGCAAACACCATTTCCAATTGCATTAGACGAAGAGTTAATTGGTATTTTTGGAATCGAAAACAAACGAAAGTTATTGGAAGAAATTCAGCCACAATACATTATTTTAAAACCAAGTTTAGTTGGTGGTTTCAAAGGAAGTTTAGAATGGATTTCGATTGCTGAAAGTTTGAATATTGGTTGGTGGATAACATCTGCATTGGAAAGCAATATTGGTTTGAATGCTATAACCCAATTTACATACATACTAAATAATCCAATGCCACAAGGATTAGGAACTGGAGGTTTATACACTAATAATTTTGATTGCCCTTTAGAAATAAGAAAAGGTATGATTTGTTATAATCTTGAATTGAGTTGGGATGTTCCAAATTTTAATTAA
- a CDS encoding tetratricopeptide repeat protein produces the protein MNKLLYFVLAVLFSSSIFAQKDGFWDKERATTKEISLSAGKRALIKAEDLPVGTTEFVYRITVLDENQKLTSSLVSVLKAIHDPTGISQGTAGAIHLTSAISGDDKCTFALFQEVNAANLYLKDGKTDKACWEQKEKVNKDAKLISSSSLCLTNLPNLWFGFESQNWVMNQKIVLEVVPWVDYKASRGWTKETKKEVLDIAEKSDVAKILTYKAAFLATFIDLVTTKYKYSEFKQLLPVEKTKMIETISDESLLKSGKINDFLKDYNFHIRRLSLTKPEEAIKQLEHLIIERKLGKENEYDLLGALYLRTKQYLKAEEYILKAIAMNKNEIRFQLHLAHVYLVTDRVSEAKDIHKKYKDQNISVDTSWVKATKQDFDNMKKVGLPTDNFIKILRIIE, from the coding sequence ATGAACAAATTATTATATTTCGTATTAGCCGTATTATTTTCAAGCTCAATTTTTGCTCAAAAAGATGGTTTTTGGGATAAAGAACGTGCTACTACAAAAGAAATTTCTCTTTCGGCTGGTAAAAGAGCTTTAATAAAAGCTGAAGATTTACCAGTTGGAACTACAGAATTTGTTTATAGAATTACGGTTTTAGATGAAAATCAAAAGCTTACTTCAAGTTTGGTTTCGGTATTAAAAGCGATTCATGATCCTACGGGAATTAGTCAGGGAACTGCAGGTGCAATTCATTTAACGTCGGCAATTTCGGGTGATGATAAGTGTACTTTTGCTTTGTTTCAAGAAGTAAATGCAGCAAATTTATATTTAAAAGATGGTAAAACTGATAAAGCTTGTTGGGAACAAAAAGAAAAAGTAAATAAAGACGCCAAGTTGATTTCGTCATCTTCTTTATGTTTGACTAATTTGCCTAATTTGTGGTTCGGATTTGAAAGCCAAAATTGGGTTATGAATCAAAAAATTGTCTTAGAAGTGGTGCCTTGGGTGGATTATAAAGCAAGTAGAGGTTGGACTAAAGAAACTAAAAAAGAAGTTTTAGATATTGCCGAAAAATCAGATGTTGCGAAAATTTTAACTTACAAAGCTGCTTTTTTAGCCACATTTATCGATTTAGTAACGACTAAATATAAATATAGCGAGTTCAAACAATTATTACCAGTTGAAAAAACGAAAATGATTGAAACTATTTCGGATGAAAGTTTGTTGAAATCGGGTAAAATAAATGACTTTTTAAAAGATTATAATTTTCATATAAGAAGACTTTCTTTGACAAAACCTGAAGAAGCAATTAAACAATTAGAACATTTAATTATCGAAAGAAAATTAGGTAAGGAAAACGAATATGATTTATTAGGAGCTTTGTATTTGCGAACAAAACAATATCTGAAAGCTGAAGAATATATTTTGAAAGCTATTGCAATGAACAAAAACGAAATCAGATTTCAATTGCATTTGGCTCATGTTTATTTAGTAACAGATAGAGTTTCTGAAGCTAAAGACATTCATAAGAAATATAAAGATCAAAATATTAGTGTGGATACGAGTTGGGTAAAAGCTACAAAGCAAGATTTTGATAACATGAAAAAAGTTGGACTTCCAACAGATAATTTCATTAAGATTTTAAGAATTATAGAATAA
- a CDS encoding glycosyltransferase codes for MKHLVIIGTVWPEPNSTAAGSRMLQLISLFQNNDYEITFLCSAAKSDFSFDLNHISIKTKSIQLNDSSFDTLIQELNPEIVLFDRFMMEEQYGWRVMENCPNALRVLDTEDLHFLRKARELAFKENRNLEFKDYLSDVFKREMASIYRCDLTLLISEYEMQLAKDVFKIDSSLLFYLPFLYEEIEKTTIEFSERKNFVSIGNFLHEPNWQTVLQLKKNWKTIKKNLPEAELHVYGAYVSEKAKQLHNEKEGFLIKGRAESVAEVYSKARVLLAPIPYGAGLKGKLFEAMQLGLPSVTTKMGAEAMNGDFPWNGFIATNDEDFIEKTVELYSNENVWETAQENGYTIIENRFKKQLFENQFMNQIELLLSDLEKHRNQNFMGSVLQHQSLQSTKYMSKWIEAKNS; via the coding sequence ATGAAGCATTTAGTAATCATAGGAACTGTTTGGCCTGAACCAAATTCTACAGCAGCTGGAAGTAGAATGTTGCAACTTATTTCATTATTCCAAAATAATGATTATGAAATTACTTTTTTATGTTCAGCGGCAAAATCAGATTTCTCTTTTGATTTGAATCATATTTCAATTAAAACCAAATCTATTCAACTAAATGATAGCAGTTTTGACACACTAATTCAAGAATTAAATCCTGAAATTGTGTTGTTTGATCGTTTTATGATGGAAGAACAATATGGCTGGCGTGTAATGGAAAATTGTCCGAATGCGTTACGTGTTTTAGATACCGAAGATTTACATTTTTTACGAAAAGCTCGAGAATTGGCTTTCAAAGAAAATAGAAATTTAGAGTTCAAAGATTATCTTTCTGATGTTTTCAAGCGCGAAATGGCTTCTATTTATCGTTGTGACCTAACGTTGTTAATTTCGGAATATGAAATGCAATTGGCCAAAGATGTTTTTAAAATTGATTCTTCGCTACTATTCTATCTTCCTTTTTTGTATGAAGAAATTGAAAAGACAACAATAGAATTTTCTGAACGAAAAAACTTTGTGAGTATTGGTAATTTTTTACACGAACCAAATTGGCAAACTGTGCTCCAATTGAAAAAAAATTGGAAAACCATAAAGAAAAATCTTCCAGAAGCTGAACTTCATGTTTATGGTGCATATGTTTCAGAAAAAGCGAAACAATTACACAACGAAAAGGAAGGTTTTTTAATTAAAGGAAGAGCAGAAAGTGTAGCTGAAGTCTATTCAAAAGCCAGAGTTTTACTAGCACCAATTCCATACGGTGCCGGTTTAAAAGGAAAATTATTTGAAGCGATGCAATTGGGTTTGCCATCGGTAACTACAAAAATGGGAGCCGAAGCTATGAATGGCGATTTTCCTTGGAATGGTTTTATTGCTACAAATGATGAAGATTTTATTGAAAAAACTGTTGAATTGTATTCAAATGAAAATGTTTGGGAAACGGCTCAAGAAAATGGATATACCATTATTGAAAACCGATTTAAAAAACAATTGTTTGAAAACCAATTCATGAATCAAATTGAATTGCTATTATCAGACTTGGAGAAACATCGCAATCAAAACTTTATGGGAAGTGTTTTACAACATCAAAGTTTACAAAGCACAAAGTACATGAGTAAATGGATTGAAGCGAAGAATAGTTGA
- the menA gene encoding 1,4-dihydroxy-2-naphthoate octaprenyltransferase, with amino-acid sequence MKHWIQAARLRTLPLSVSGIIVGSAYAHYQGYSDWRIVILALLTTLGLQILSNYANDYGDGVKGTDANRIGEKRLVAAGVITAEQMKKAVIITAILTFIIALLLIYVAFGKENFALSLIFILLGIGSIGAAIKYTVGTGAYGYSGFGDVFVFIFFGLVSVVGSNFLFTHFIDWKLFLPATAIGLLSVAVLNLNNMRDIENDKIAGKNTLVVKMGLKWAKKYHEIILAIGMLSFMVFLMLIKSSLLPVLLINIPIIMNMNKVNKSEKYEDFDPELKKVALSTFALSILFWLTLIFLKY; translated from the coding sequence ATGAAACACTGGATACAAGCCGCACGATTACGAACCTTACCACTTTCCGTTTCTGGAATTATTGTTGGTAGTGCCTATGCTCATTATCAAGGATATTCTGATTGGAGAATTGTAATTTTAGCTTTATTAACTACATTAGGATTACAAATTCTATCCAATTACGCCAACGATTATGGAGATGGTGTAAAAGGAACAGATGCAAATAGAATAGGCGAAAAACGTCTAGTAGCTGCCGGAGTTATCACAGCCGAGCAAATGAAAAAAGCAGTAATCATAACAGCTATTTTGACTTTCATCATTGCTCTGTTATTGATTTACGTAGCTTTTGGAAAAGAAAATTTTGCTTTAAGTTTAATTTTTATCTTGTTAGGAATTGGTTCCATCGGAGCAGCTATTAAATATACCGTTGGAACAGGCGCTTATGGTTACAGCGGTTTTGGTGATGTATTTGTTTTTATATTCTTTGGGTTGGTTTCTGTTGTTGGTTCTAATTTCTTGTTTACGCATTTTATCGATTGGAAATTGTTCTTACCAGCAACAGCTATCGGATTGTTAAGTGTCGCTGTTTTAAATTTAAACAACATGCGCGATATTGAAAACGACAAAATCGCAGGTAAGAATACGTTGGTTGTGAAAATGGGTTTAAAATGGGCAAAAAAATATCATGAAATTATTTTAGCAATCGGTATGTTGTCTTTTATGGTGTTTTTAATGCTAATTAAATCTTCATTACTTCCTGTTTTATTAATTAATATACCAATAATTATGAACATGAACAAAGTGAATAAATCTGAAAAATACGAAGATTTCGATCCTGAACTTAAAAAAGTAGCCTTAAGTACCTTTGCTTTAAGTATATTATTTTGGTTAACTTTAATCTTTTTAAAATACTAA
- a CDS encoding metal-dependent hydrolase: MKITFYGHACIGIEVNDVHILVDPFISGNPKASHIDINTLEADFILLTHAHQDHILDVEAIAKRTEAVIVSNYEIASHYGNKGFNYHPMNHGGSWDFEFGTVKYVIAHHTSSFPDGSYGGQPGGFVIEGEHKNIYIAGDTALTMDMKLIPMRTKLDLAILPIGSNFTMDVEDAILASDFVECDKVLGYHFDTFGYIEIDHEEAKRKFFNKGKDLMLLEIGQSIEL, encoded by the coding sequence ATGAAAATTACATTCTACGGACACGCATGTATTGGAATTGAAGTAAACGATGTTCACATTTTAGTTGATCCTTTTATTTCAGGAAATCCTAAAGCTTCTCATATTGACATCAATACTTTGGAAGCTGATTTTATCTTATTAACCCACGCACATCAAGATCATATATTAGATGTGGAAGCGATTGCAAAACGTACAGAAGCGGTTATTGTTTCTAATTATGAAATTGCCTCTCATTACGGAAACAAAGGATTCAATTACCATCCTATGAATCATGGCGGAAGTTGGGATTTTGAGTTCGGAACCGTTAAATATGTTATCGCACATCATACGTCTTCTTTTCCAGATGGAAGTTATGGCGGTCAGCCGGGCGGATTTGTAATTGAAGGCGAACACAAAAACATTTACATCGCAGGTGATACGGCTTTAACAATGGATATGAAGTTAATTCCAATGCGAACCAAATTAGATTTAGCCATTTTACCTATTGGAAGTAATTTTACAATGGATGTAGAAGATGCTATTCTTGCTTCCGATTTTGTAGAGTGTGATAAAGTATTAGGTTATCATTTTGATACATTTGGTTATATCGAAATCGATCATGAAGAAGCAAAACGCAAATTCTTCAACAAAGGAAAAGATTTGATGTTGTTAGAAATTGGTCAAAGTATCGAATTGTAA
- a CDS encoding tRNA-(ms[2]io[6]A)-hydroxylase: protein MLRLKLPTDPRWANIAEGNLEEILTDHAWCELKAASNAIMLINLLPEFTEITTELTKIAREEMDHFEQVHEIIKARGWVLGRERKDSYVNDLFKFMKPGNRKHLIVERMLFAAMIEARSCERFKVLSDNIKDEELAVFYRELMISEANHYTSFLQFAHELAEKGYDVKKRWEEWLEFEAKVIASYGKSETIHG from the coding sequence ATGTTACGTTTAAAATTACCTACTGACCCAAGATGGGCTAATATTGCTGAAGGAAATTTGGAAGAAATTCTAACAGACCATGCTTGGTGCGAATTAAAGGCTGCTTCAAATGCCATAATGTTAATTAATTTGTTACCAGAGTTTACTGAAATAACAACTGAGTTAACAAAAATTGCAAGAGAAGAAATGGATCATTTTGAGCAAGTTCATGAAATTATCAAAGCACGTGGTTGGGTATTAGGTCGCGAACGAAAAGACAGTTATGTAAACGATTTATTCAAGTTTATGAAACCCGGAAATCGAAAGCATTTAATTGTAGAACGCATGTTATTTGCTGCTATGATTGAAGCTAGAAGTTGCGAGCGATTTAAAGTGCTTTCTGATAATATTAAAGATGAAGAATTGGCTGTTTTTTATAGAGAATTAATGATTTCGGAAGCCAATCATTACACTTCATTTTTGCAGTTTGCTCATGAATTAGCAGAAAAAGGATACGACGTAAAAAAACGTTGGGAAGAATGGTTGGAATTTGAAGCTAAAGTTATTGCTAGTTACGGGAAATCGGAAACGATACATGGATAA